One genomic segment of Paenibacillus xylanexedens includes these proteins:
- a CDS encoding WYL domain-containing protein, whose translation MNLFEKMFNYQMMTRLNETGLFTWTSQERAWLRMMLNHPAAREALSPVTLDKMYNMLNGEQDLNLQDYLTEKAKSEENNVSHPLLRQLRLIILHHQGFRMTGRVRNGRTSHDEFGFPYKLEYSMVKKEWYVLWYAPRFDKLMSTKLHSIVTVEAQSVEPNTASSYTARIAAITEKRKTTITIEVLPEFNQELSRILYAFSCFEKQVEYLEAEQTYRIELTVPRNEMDYVLSKMRFLGKRVRIADHTMLRERMSETAAKALARYVEKDPDMHPEHSNEVQHHQREVGSLAKADGQ comes from the coding sequence ATGAACCTGTTCGAGAAGATGTTCAATTACCAGATGATGACACGACTGAATGAAACCGGACTGTTCACCTGGACCTCACAGGAACGGGCCTGGCTTCGCATGATGCTGAATCACCCTGCTGCGAGAGAAGCGCTGAGCCCTGTTACATTGGATAAAATGTACAACATGCTAAATGGTGAGCAGGACCTGAACCTTCAGGATTACCTGACCGAAAAAGCCAAAAGCGAAGAAAACAATGTCTCTCACCCACTGCTTAGACAGTTAAGGCTAATCATACTGCATCATCAGGGATTTCGAATGACAGGCCGCGTCCGTAATGGACGCACAAGCCATGATGAATTTGGTTTTCCGTATAAACTGGAGTATTCCATGGTCAAAAAAGAATGGTATGTGCTCTGGTACGCGCCTCGCTTCGACAAACTCATGTCTACCAAGCTGCACAGCATCGTTACCGTGGAAGCCCAATCGGTTGAGCCGAATACCGCTTCGAGTTACACTGCTCGAATTGCCGCAATTACGGAGAAACGCAAAACGACCATCACCATCGAGGTTCTGCCCGAGTTCAATCAGGAGTTATCCCGAATCCTCTATGCCTTCTCCTGCTTCGAGAAACAGGTCGAGTACCTGGAAGCCGAGCAGACGTATCGAATCGAGCTGACCGTTCCGCGGAATGAGATGGATTATGTCTTATCCAAGATGCGTTTTCTAGGCAAACGGGTTCGAATCGCTGACCACACGATGCTGCGGGAGCGGATGTCCGAAACAGCTGCCAAGGCATTGGCCCGTTATGTAGAAAAAGATCCTGATATGCATCCCGAACACTCCAATGAAGTTCAGCACCACCAACGTGAGGTAGGCTCCCTTGCGAAAGCCGATGGTCAATGA
- a CDS encoding helix-turn-helix transcriptional regulator, whose amino-acid sequence MARESFDKEIQFLRMLSLTSGAYNRKQYAERLGISVHTFDKTNRRLKEIMQTVADQRSGAEASREMADLVRFQYGESAEPMLLFLFRAKSMKETEVQRLSVLLHTLQHKTLTAMELLDACCADLPEDLALPDEKTIRSDLKYLEEVGVIRKEPGGRPYRYALQQDVLTELTVEEQLELYDFVDMMANTQVPSVQGYLLRDSLKKAITASFPQEEATEPYIYKYHYYSRILDEAHLYTLLGAIRQRKRVQFLYFSPKKPSSYSSQNTNPRFEREADGRSNRIVPLEVIYDHQYGRWYVIGYQGRRGFVKFRMEGITQLEEQDSVEEQYMLELKQQWTDISRYSWLVDTGNTVTVQARFFHPERGQRNFILDRVRLQGQWGKIIPETDHTFLYEIQVNGTTEIKPWLRSFGSSCEIIAPQRLRQEMIKEWKEIAEYYEPVREDVQLPDDDTTE is encoded by the coding sequence ATGGCAAGAGAGAGTTTTGACAAAGAAATTCAGTTCTTACGCATGTTATCCCTAACAAGCGGTGCATATAACCGCAAACAATATGCCGAGCGGCTTGGCATATCCGTACATACCTTTGATAAAACCAATCGCAGGTTAAAAGAAATCATGCAGACCGTCGCCGACCAACGTTCAGGTGCCGAAGCAAGCCGGGAAATGGCAGATCTCGTCCGCTTCCAATACGGGGAGTCGGCAGAGCCAATGCTGCTCTTTCTCTTCCGCGCCAAATCGATGAAAGAGACTGAAGTTCAGCGGCTTTCTGTCCTTTTGCATACCTTACAACATAAAACCCTGACCGCGATGGAACTGCTAGACGCCTGCTGTGCTGATCTGCCGGAAGATCTGGCGTTACCTGACGAGAAAACCATTCGCTCCGACCTGAAGTATTTGGAAGAGGTTGGGGTTATTCGAAAAGAGCCCGGTGGCAGGCCATATCGATATGCTTTACAGCAAGATGTCCTTACCGAATTAACAGTGGAGGAACAGCTGGAGTTGTATGATTTTGTGGATATGATGGCGAATACCCAAGTTCCTTCCGTACAGGGGTACTTATTGCGGGATAGTTTGAAAAAAGCCATTACGGCAAGTTTTCCGCAAGAAGAAGCGACCGAACCCTATATCTATAAGTATCACTATTATTCTCGTATCCTGGACGAAGCTCATCTCTACACGCTGCTTGGTGCGATTCGTCAGCGCAAACGTGTGCAGTTCCTATACTTTTCACCGAAAAAACCATCCAGCTACAGTTCACAGAATACGAATCCACGTTTTGAACGGGAAGCAGATGGTCGATCCAACCGGATCGTGCCCCTTGAAGTGATCTATGACCATCAGTATGGTCGTTGGTATGTCATTGGATATCAGGGCCGGCGCGGCTTTGTGAAATTCCGCATGGAAGGCATAACCCAACTGGAGGAACAGGATTCAGTAGAAGAGCAATACATGCTCGAACTGAAGCAGCAGTGGACCGACATTAGTCGCTACAGTTGGCTCGTGGATACGGGGAATACTGTTACGGTTCAAGCACGCTTTTTCCACCCGGAGCGTGGTCAGCGCAACTTCATTCTGGATCGGGTTCGTCTGCAAGGTCAATGGGGCAAAATTATACCCGAAACGGATCATACCTTTCTCTATGAAATTCAGGTCAACGGTACCACCGAGATCAAACCGTGGTTACGGAGTTTTGGCTCCAGCTGTGAAATAATCGCACCTCAGAGACTACGCCAGGAGATGATCAAGGAATGGAAGGAGATTGCGGAATATTATGAACCTGTTCGAGAAGATGTTCAATTACCAGATGATGACACGACTGAATGA
- a CDS encoding aldo/keto reductase translates to MHGNQTRTILLPDGTALPAIGQGTWYMGEKQSSQEEEVRALRSGIELGMTVIDTAEMYAEGGAEVVTGKAISGLRDDVFLVSKVYPHHADRKQMITACERSLTRLGTDRLDLYLLHWRGGVPLEETVQALEQLKQSGKILRWGVSNLDTRDMQELWSLPEGSRCMVNQVLYHAASRGIEHDLLPWMRERNVPVMAYCPLAQGGRLRSELLENPVIEEIAQGRGVTTSQIALAWVIRDGDVLAIPKAVQLNHVADNAAAVNIVLTPEELTRLDEAFPAPKGKVPLDIV, encoded by the coding sequence ATGCATGGTAATCAAACACGCACGATTCTGCTTCCGGATGGAACTGCCCTGCCTGCGATAGGACAAGGCACATGGTACATGGGAGAGAAGCAATCTAGCCAGGAAGAAGAAGTACGGGCACTGCGTTCCGGTATTGAACTGGGAATGACCGTAATTGATACGGCGGAGATGTATGCAGAAGGCGGGGCAGAAGTTGTTACGGGAAAGGCCATCTCGGGCCTTCGTGATGACGTTTTTCTCGTATCCAAAGTATATCCCCATCATGCAGATCGCAAGCAGATGATTACCGCTTGTGAGCGTAGTCTCACGCGTCTTGGTACAGATCGTCTGGATCTGTATTTGCTCCACTGGCGGGGAGGAGTACCACTCGAAGAGACGGTTCAGGCATTGGAACAATTGAAACAATCCGGTAAAATCCTTCGCTGGGGTGTATCGAATCTGGATACAAGGGATATGCAGGAATTATGGAGTCTGCCGGAGGGGTCTCGGTGCATGGTGAATCAGGTGCTTTACCATGCAGCTTCGCGTGGTATTGAACATGATCTGCTTCCCTGGATGCGGGAACGTAACGTTCCTGTTATGGCGTATTGTCCACTGGCTCAGGGTGGCAGACTTCGAAGTGAATTGTTGGAGAATCCAGTCATTGAGGAGATTGCACAGGGTCGAGGAGTTACGACTTCGCAGATCGCATTAGCCTGGGTGATCAGGGATGGAGATGTGCTGGCGATTCCCAAGGCGGTGCAGCTGAATCATGTGGCAGACAATGCAGCAGCAGTGAATATCGTTTTGACACCAGAGGAACTCACTCGTTTGGATGAGGCATTCCCTGCGCCTAAAGGTAAGGTACCTTTAGATATCGTGTAA
- a CDS encoding ABC transporter ATP-binding protein — protein MSNILELNQINKTYGNKKALSNITLDIAPGRIVGLLGSNGSGKSTLMKLVAGLLHPSSGTIQVTGKPVGLETKALVSFMPDRPLTEKWMRVRDAIAYYRDFYVDFDEEKAREMLDFMNLVESDRVRHLSKGMNERLQLTLALSRKARLYLLDEPIGGVDPVARGKILDAIVKFYDEDSSLIISTHLVNDIERIFDEVVFIREGELVMREEVETLRLKYGKSVDEMFKEVYAE, from the coding sequence ATGAGTAACATCCTTGAACTGAACCAGATCAATAAGACATATGGCAATAAGAAAGCGCTCAGTAATATTACATTGGATATTGCTCCAGGACGAATCGTAGGTCTGCTGGGTAGCAACGGTAGTGGAAAAAGTACGCTCATGAAGCTGGTTGCAGGTTTGTTGCATCCGAGCAGCGGAACGATTCAAGTTACAGGTAAGCCTGTTGGGCTGGAGACGAAGGCGCTGGTTTCATTTATGCCGGATCGCCCATTAACCGAAAAGTGGATGAGAGTCCGGGATGCGATTGCGTACTATCGCGATTTCTATGTTGATTTTGATGAGGAGAAGGCACGGGAGATGCTGGACTTCATGAACCTTGTCGAGAGTGACCGGGTACGGCATCTGTCGAAAGGGATGAATGAACGACTACAACTAACACTGGCACTTTCTCGTAAGGCTCGTCTGTATCTGCTGGATGAACCGATTGGCGGAGTGGATCCGGTTGCACGAGGCAAGATTCTGGATGCGATCGTCAAGTTCTATGATGAAGACAGTAGTCTCATCATCTCAACGCATCTTGTGAATGATATCGAACGGATTTTTGATGAAGTTGTCTTTATTCGCGAGGGCGAACTGGTGATGCGGGAAGAAGTGGAAACACTCCGTCTGAAATATGGGAAAAGTGTGGATGAGATGTTCAAGGAGGTCTATGCGGAATGA
- a CDS encoding GntR family transcriptional regulator, translated as MTMEFDNNLPIYLQIMQYIKRQIVTGTLQAGDKIPSVRELAAELQINPNTVQRTFQELEREEVVETKRGLGRYVTSEERKIMTIKKEMAGELLERFLTGMQELGIEEQDILSIVADAVAEGKGGTTHE; from the coding sequence GTGACTATGGAATTTGATAACAATTTACCAATCTATCTGCAGATCATGCAGTACATCAAGAGACAGATTGTAACCGGGACACTTCAGGCAGGGGACAAAATTCCTTCGGTTCGTGAACTGGCGGCTGAACTACAGATCAATCCAAATACAGTACAACGGACATTTCAGGAGCTTGAGCGGGAGGAAGTGGTCGAAACCAAACGGGGCTTGGGCAGATATGTGACCAGTGAGGAGCGGAAGATTATGACGATCAAAAAAGAGATGGCCGGTGAACTGCTGGAACGCTTTCTGACCGGAATGCAGGAACTGGGGATCGAAGAGCAGGATATCTTATCCATCGTAGCCGATGCCGTTGCGGAAGGAAAGGGAGGAACAACGCATGAGTAA
- a CDS encoding STM3941 family protein, which translates to MSTSYEQHVEYPNRKRMAWLTAGAALFVAAGFFLIFDNSSVTNDSILSDVIGLLSILFFGLCFCYSLVKMIKKEPSFVIDEDGFVDASSYTAGGAVAWRDVENIFMYELMGQKMIGVKLRDEKAFLDRQNGMKRKLMTVNSNMVDATISVAQSSLTMSLDQLYIMMMNHWRHVSDNMIYDSYNRR; encoded by the coding sequence TTGAGCACATCCTATGAGCAGCATGTAGAATATCCAAACCGGAAACGAATGGCGTGGCTTACGGCAGGGGCGGCACTCTTTGTGGCAGCCGGATTTTTTTTGATTTTTGATAATTCCTCAGTTACGAATGATTCCATCCTTTCGGATGTGATTGGACTTCTTTCCATTTTATTTTTTGGGCTATGTTTTTGCTACAGTCTGGTAAAGATGATTAAGAAGGAACCTTCTTTTGTAATCGATGAGGATGGGTTTGTGGATGCATCTTCTTATACCGCAGGAGGAGCAGTGGCCTGGAGAGACGTTGAAAATATTTTTATGTATGAATTAATGGGACAGAAAATGATCGGGGTCAAATTGCGGGACGAGAAAGCCTTTCTGGATCGCCAGAACGGGATGAAACGCAAGTTGATGACGGTCAACAGCAATATGGTCGATGCAACCATCAGCGTTGCCCAAAGTAGCCTCACAATGTCACTGGATCAGTTGTATATCATGATGATGAACCACTGGAGGCATGTGAGTGATAACATGATTTATGATTCGTATAATCGTCGTTAG